From Dasypus novemcinctus isolate mDasNov1 chromosome 8, mDasNov1.1.hap2, whole genome shotgun sequence, the proteins below share one genomic window:
- the LOC139436114 gene encoding zinc finger protein 624-like — protein MKKSKSSVSFRDVAVEFTQEEWQHLGPAQRTLYRDVMLENYSHLISVGCCFTKPHLIFTLEQGENPELLEERFLHRSHTEQCQHEEPIEKSSENQGKHWWRVLFINKILTKDPEKPYKCDVCAKAFRAKSGLRIHQRTHTGERPFNCNECGKSFKYNSVLIRHQKTHTGEKPYKCDRCAKAFCEKSGLRIHQRTHTGERPFECNECGKYFRYNSVLIMHQRTHTGAKPYKCDECGKSFTQISTLKGHQRTHSGEKPHKCDECGKSFRQVSNLRGHQRTHNGEKPHKCGECGKSFREISSLRGHQRTHTGEKPYECNECGKSFRNKSNLRVHKRTHIGEKSLECNECGKSFTRKTHLTMHQRRHTREKPYSCNQCEESFSYKSALTVHQRIHTGYKTHDCNECGRSFRKKSNLSVHQRTHTGEKPFKCNECRKSFNCKSLLLLHQRAHAGEKPYKCDICGKSYMQKYILKGHQRTHTGEKPYKCDVCGKSYMQKSVLNVHQKTHTGEKPFKCDVCGKSYTKKYILQTHQRTHTGEKPYKCIECGKSFSNKSTHTIHQRTHSGEKSYKCDECGKCYAYKHILKSHQRTHTGEKPYKCDVCGKAYTQKYILKGHQRTHTGEKPHM, from the exons GGTGCTGCTTTACAAAACCACACCTGATCTTTACATTGGAACAAGGAGAAAACCCAGAGTTATTAGAGGAAAGATTTCTACACAGGAGCCACACGG aaCAGTGCCAACATGAGGAACCCATAGAGAAGAGCTCTGAAAACCAAGGCAAACACTGGTGGCGAGTTTTATTTATCAACAAAATATTGACTAAAGATCCTGAGAAACCGTATAAATGTGATGTATGTGCAAAAGCTTTCCGTGCAAAGTCAGGTCTAAGAAtccatcagagaactcacactggggaGAGACccttcaattgcaatgaatgtgggaAATCTTTCAAGTATAATTCAGTCCTCATACGGCATCAGAAaactcacactggggagaaaccctataaatgtgaTAGATGTGCAAAAGCTTTCTGTGAAAAGTCAGGTCTAAGAATCCACCAGAGAACTCACACAGGAGAGAGGCCCtttgaatgcaatgaatgtggaaaatatttcagGTATAACTCAGTCCTCATAAtgcatcagagaactcacactggggcAAAACCCTATAAATGTGATGAATGTGGGAAATCTTTTACGCAAATATCAACCCTCAAAGGCCATCAGAGAACTCACTCTGGCGAGAAGCCTCATAAGTGTGATGAATGTGGGAAATCTTTTAGGCAGGTATCGAACCTCAGAGGACATCAGAGAACACACAATGGggagaaaccccataaatgtgGTGAATGTGGAAAATCTTTTAGGGAGATATCAAGCCTCAGAggacatcagagaactcacactggggagaaaccctatgaatgtaatgaatgtggaaagTCTTTCAGGAACAAATCAAATCTCAGAGTACATAAGAGAACTCACATTGGGGAGAAATCCTtagaatgcaatgaatgtgggaaaTCTTTCACCCGTAAGACACACCTCACAATGCATCAGAGACGTCACACACGAGAAAAACCCTACAGTTGTAATCAGTGTGAAGAATCTTTTAGCTATAAATCAGCCCTAACAGTACACCAGAGAATTCACACAGGGTACAAAACCCATGATTGTAATGAATGTGGAAGGTCTTTCAGGAAGAAATCAAACCTCAGTgtacatcagagaactcacacaggggagaaaccctttaaatgcaatgaatgcaggAAATCATTCAACTGTAAGTCACTCCTCTTATTACATCAGAGAGCCCATGCTGgggagaaaccctataaatgtgaTATATGTGGGAAGTCTTATATGCAGAAATATATTCTCAAAggacatcagagaactcacactggggagaaaccctataaatgtgaTGTATGTGGGAAGTCTTATATGCAGAAATCTGTTCTCAATGTACATCAGAAaactcacactggggagaaaccctTTAAATGTGATGTCTGTGGGAAGTCTTATACCAAGAAATATATTCTCCAAacacatcagagaactcacactggggagaaaccctataaatgtatTGAATGTGGAAAATCTTTCAGCAATAAATCAACTCACACAATACATCAAAGAACCCATTCTGGGGAGAAATCCTATAAATGTGATGAATGTGGGAAGTGTTATGCAtataaacatattcttaaaaGTCATCAGAGAACGcacactggggagaaaccctataaatgtgaTGTATGTGGCAAGGCTTATACGCAGAAATATATTCTCAAAggacatcagagaactcacactggggagaaacccCATATGTAA